One Streptomyces sp. R28 DNA window includes the following coding sequences:
- a CDS encoding phytoene desaturase family protein — protein sequence MPAHEGHPGHRTYDAVIVGGGHNGLVAAAYLARAGRSVLVLERLDTTGGAAVSTRPFAGVDARLSRYSYLVSLLPKKIVRDLGLDFRVRTRNVSSYTPVERDGRSTGLLVGGGERRTREAFARLTGGEREYAAWQRFYGITGQVAKRVFPTLTEPLPSREELRRRVDDEEAWRILFEEPIGVTIEDRFTDDLVRGVVLTDALIGTFADAHDASLKQNRCFLYHVIGGGTGDWDVPVGGMGALTDALATAARAAGAVVVTGHEAVRIDTDGRTAEITYRTADGEGVAAARHVLVNASPQELAALTGDTPPTPAEGAQLKVNMLLKRLPRLRDSSVDPREAFAGTFHIAESYGQLATAHAQAAAGELPSAPPSEIYCHSLTDPSILGPDLVEQGYQTLTLFGLHTPARLFERGNDAVREELLKSTLAQLDAHLAEPLADCLAIDVDGRPCIEAKTPLDLERDLRLPGGNIFHRDLAWPYAQEGTGRWGVETRHANVLLCGAGAVRGGGVSGVPGHNAAMAVLQGSGD from the coding sequence ATGCCTGCACACGAGGGACACCCGGGACACCGTACCTACGACGCGGTCATCGTCGGAGGAGGCCACAACGGCCTGGTCGCCGCCGCCTACCTGGCCCGGGCCGGACGGTCGGTGCTGGTGCTGGAGCGGCTGGACACCACCGGGGGCGCCGCCGTGTCCACGCGGCCGTTCGCCGGCGTCGACGCACGGCTGTCGCGCTACTCGTACCTGGTCAGCCTGTTGCCGAAGAAGATCGTCCGGGACCTCGGCCTGGACTTCCGCGTCCGCACGCGCAACGTCTCCTCGTACACGCCCGTGGAACGGGACGGACGGTCGACCGGACTGCTGGTCGGGGGCGGCGAGCGGCGCACCCGGGAGGCGTTCGCCCGGCTGACCGGCGGCGAGCGCGAGTACGCGGCCTGGCAGCGGTTCTACGGCATCACCGGGCAGGTCGCCAAGCGGGTGTTCCCCACGCTCACCGAACCCCTGCCGAGCCGTGAGGAACTGCGCCGCCGGGTGGACGACGAGGAGGCCTGGCGCATCCTCTTCGAGGAGCCGATCGGTGTCACGATCGAGGACCGCTTCACGGACGACCTGGTGCGGGGCGTGGTCCTGACGGACGCGCTGATCGGCACCTTCGCCGACGCACATGACGCCTCCCTGAAGCAGAACCGCTGCTTCCTCTACCACGTGATCGGCGGCGGCACCGGCGACTGGGACGTCCCCGTGGGTGGCATGGGCGCCCTCACCGACGCCCTGGCCACGGCGGCCCGCGCGGCCGGCGCGGTCGTCGTCACCGGACACGAGGCGGTACGGATCGACACGGACGGCCGTACGGCGGAGATCACGTATCGGACGGCGGACGGTGAGGGCGTCGCCGCCGCCCGGCACGTCCTGGTGAACGCCTCCCCGCAGGAACTCGCCGCCCTCACCGGCGACACACCCCCGACCCCCGCCGAGGGCGCCCAGCTCAAGGTGAACATGCTGCTCAAGCGCCTGCCCCGGCTGCGCGACAGCTCCGTCGACCCCCGCGAGGCGTTCGCCGGGACCTTCCACATCGCCGAGAGCTACGGCCAACTCGCCACCGCCCACGCCCAGGCCGCCGCCGGGGAACTCCCCAGCGCGCCGCCGTCCGAGATCTACTGCCACTCGCTGACGGACCCTTCGATCCTCGGCCCCGACCTCGTCGAACAGGGCTACCAGACCCTCACCCTCTTCGGGCTGCACACCCCGGCCCGGCTCTTCGAACGCGGCAACGACGCCGTACGCGAGGAACTGCTGAAGTCGACGCTCGCGCAGCTCGACGCCCACCTCGCGGAACCGCTCGCCGACTGTCTGGCGATCGATGTCGACGGCCGGCCCTGCATCGAGGCGAAGACCCCGCTGGACCTGGAGCGCGACCTGCGGCTGCCCGGCGGCAACATCTTCCACCGGGACCTCGCCTGGCCCTACGCTCAGGAGGGCACCGGCCGGTGGGGCGTGGAGACGCGGCACGCGAACGTGCTGCTGTGCGGGGCGGGCGCGGTACGCGGGGGAGGGGTGAGCGGGGTGCCGGGACACAACGCGGCGATGGCGGTGCTGCAGGGCAGCGGCGACTGA
- a CDS encoding tetratricopeptide repeat protein gives MGDSRLIQGRYRLLDLIGRGGMGEVWRARDESLGRHVAVKCLKPLGPHHDQSFTRVLRERFRREARVAAALQHRGVTVVHDFGESDGILFLVMELLQGRNLSQLLEDNKHHPLPVPDVVEIADQVAAALAYTHQQGIVHRDLKPANIMRLADGTVKICDFGIARLGHDIGFTSRLTGTGIAMGTPHYMSPEQISGGEVDQRSDLYSLGCVLYEIATGVPPFDLDDPWAILVGHRDTPPRPPRSHRAELPEYFEKVILDLLAKRPEERPHDGRELGRRIGLGRTTPAYVPTVVTPQPDLRPPAPVSREPRLPSWTRGMTTGHKATGAGLRTTPPDAAAGLTGEWVPRPTAGRPEETAAPDAPAAPSAATLAALAGRHNAGLSLGRLGRWTEAGEVHRAVAAEREHLLGPDHPDTLASRFEVAFTLSRTGRAADALREYKHVARARSLALGPDHPDTLAARQEMAYVLGQLGRHFDAHQVYTSVLTARESTMGADHPDTLRCRHNLAFNLSRLGRLEDSYRMAAEVAAARARVLGPHHPDTLVTRYEVAYALGQLGRWEEALQTYREVAEARGQALGPDHPDTLSARYEVGISLGRLGRSAEALQLYRDLIDDRTRVHGPAHPETLRARHGLGVNLGRLARWEEALAESRDVCAIRERVLGSDHPDTLVSRREVAVSLGWLGRWPDALTEYRRVAAARERVLGAHHPDTLASRNDEAHCLEQLGRGAEAVELYRRVAVLRQQRGPGGP, from the coding sequence ATGGGGGACAGCAGGCTGATCCAGGGCCGGTACCGGCTGCTCGATCTGATCGGGCGTGGCGGTATGGGCGAGGTGTGGCGTGCGCGCGACGAGTCGCTGGGCCGGCATGTCGCCGTGAAGTGCCTCAAGCCGCTGGGGCCGCACCACGACCAGTCCTTCACCCGGGTGCTGCGGGAGCGGTTTCGGCGTGAGGCCCGGGTGGCCGCGGCCCTTCAGCACCGCGGGGTGACCGTCGTCCACGACTTCGGCGAGTCCGACGGCATCCTGTTCCTGGTCATGGAGCTGCTTCAGGGCCGCAACCTCAGCCAGCTCCTGGAGGACAACAAGCACCACCCGCTGCCCGTCCCGGACGTCGTCGAGATCGCCGACCAGGTCGCCGCCGCCCTCGCCTACACCCACCAACAGGGCATCGTGCACCGCGACCTGAAGCCCGCCAACATCATGCGGCTCGCCGACGGCACGGTGAAGATCTGCGACTTCGGCATCGCCCGCCTCGGCCACGACATCGGCTTCACCTCCCGGCTGACCGGCACCGGCATCGCGATGGGCACCCCGCACTACATGTCGCCGGAACAGATCAGCGGGGGCGAGGTGGACCAGCGCAGCGACCTGTACTCGCTGGGGTGCGTGCTGTACGAGATCGCCACCGGGGTACCGCCGTTCGACCTCGACGACCCCTGGGCGATCCTCGTCGGCCACCGTGACACCCCGCCCCGGCCGCCGCGCAGCCACCGCGCCGAGCTGCCCGAGTACTTCGAGAAGGTCATCCTGGACCTGCTCGCCAAACGCCCCGAGGAACGCCCGCACGACGGCCGGGAGTTGGGGCGCCGGATCGGCCTGGGCCGTACGACACCGGCGTACGTGCCGACGGTGGTGACCCCGCAGCCGGACCTCAGGCCCCCGGCGCCCGTATCCCGCGAACCCCGCCTGCCGTCCTGGACCCGTGGCATGACCACCGGCCACAAGGCCACCGGCGCCGGACTGCGCACCACACCCCCCGACGCCGCGGCCGGGCTCACCGGCGAGTGGGTCCCGCGGCCGACGGCCGGCCGGCCCGAGGAGACCGCCGCCCCGGACGCGCCTGCCGCCCCTTCCGCGGCGACCCTCGCCGCGCTGGCCGGGCGGCACAACGCCGGGCTCAGCCTGGGCCGGCTCGGCCGCTGGACCGAGGCGGGCGAGGTGCACCGGGCCGTCGCCGCCGAGCGCGAGCACCTCCTCGGCCCCGACCACCCCGACACGCTCGCCAGCCGTTTCGAGGTCGCCTTCACCCTCAGCCGCACCGGCCGCGCCGCCGACGCCCTGCGCGAGTACAAGCACGTCGCCCGCGCCCGCAGCCTCGCCCTCGGCCCGGACCACCCCGACACACTGGCCGCCCGGCAGGAAATGGCGTACGTGCTCGGCCAGTTGGGCCGCCACTTCGACGCGCACCAGGTCTACACGTCCGTGCTGACGGCACGGGAGAGCACCATGGGCGCCGATCACCCCGACACCCTGCGCTGCCGCCACAACCTCGCCTTCAACCTCAGCAGACTGGGGCGCCTGGAGGACTCGTACCGTATGGCCGCCGAGGTCGCCGCGGCCCGCGCCCGCGTCCTCGGCCCGCATCACCCCGACACGCTGGTCACCCGCTATGAAGTGGCTTACGCGCTGGGACAGTTGGGGCGCTGGGAGGAAGCCCTGCAGACCTACCGCGAGGTCGCCGAGGCGCGCGGGCAGGCCCTCGGACCCGACCACCCGGACACCCTCTCGGCCCGCTACGAGGTCGGCATCAGCCTCGGCCGCCTCGGCCGCAGCGCGGAGGCGCTCCAGCTCTACCGCGACCTCATCGACGACCGCACCCGCGTCCACGGCCCCGCCCACCCCGAGACCCTCCGCGCCCGCCACGGCCTCGGCGTCAACCTCGGCCGGCTCGCCCGCTGGGAGGAGGCCCTCGCCGAATCCCGCGACGTGTGCGCGATCCGCGAGCGGGTGCTGGGCTCCGACCACCCGGACACCTTGGTCAGCCGGCGCGAGGTCGCCGTGAGTCTCGGCTGGCTGGGCCGCTGGCCGGACGCGCTCACCGAGTACCGCAGGGTGGCCGCCGCCCGCGAACGCGTCCTGGGCGCCCACCATCCCGACACCCTCGCCAGCCGCAACGACGAGGCCCACTGCCTGGAGCAGCTCGGGCGGGGCGCGGAGGCGGTCGAGCTGTACCGGAGGGTGGCGGTGCTGCGGCAGCAGCGGGGTCCCGGCGGCCCGTGA
- a CDS encoding oxygenase MpaB family protein has protein sequence MHGDPVMWVAGVRALYLQALHPRAVRGVMQNSDFRQDAWGRLLRTANFVGTITYGTVEAAEKAGARVRKIHRMLGATDPDTGERYGVDEPELLLWVHCAEIDSYLQVARRSGFRLTDAEADRYIAEHRVSARLVGLDPDAVPASQEELAAYFEKVRPELACGPEARAVDDFLLRPPTHPLLVPAREVLWRRVAQLAYAALPPYAHELYGRPAPKPATVNRQLRATGTLLRCIPARLRWQLPPKHILRAMARLGPGSRPAPYKLGR, from the coding sequence ATGCACGGCGACCCCGTCATGTGGGTCGCCGGAGTCCGCGCGCTCTACCTCCAGGCCCTGCACCCGCGTGCCGTGCGCGGCGTCATGCAGAACTCGGACTTCCGGCAGGACGCCTGGGGCCGGCTGCTGCGCACCGCGAACTTCGTCGGCACCATCACCTACGGAACCGTCGAGGCCGCCGAGAAGGCCGGTGCCCGGGTGCGGAAGATCCACCGCATGCTGGGCGCCACCGACCCGGACACGGGGGAGCGGTACGGCGTCGACGAACCCGAACTGCTGCTGTGGGTGCACTGCGCCGAGATCGACTCGTATCTGCAGGTCGCGCGCCGCTCCGGGTTCCGCCTCACGGACGCGGAGGCCGACCGTTACATCGCCGAACACCGGGTCAGCGCCCGCCTGGTGGGCCTCGACCCCGACGCCGTACCGGCGAGCCAGGAGGAGCTGGCGGCGTACTTCGAGAAGGTGCGGCCCGAGCTCGCATGCGGACCCGAGGCACGCGCGGTGGACGACTTCCTGCTCCGCCCGCCGACGCACCCCCTTCTCGTCCCGGCGCGCGAGGTGCTGTGGCGGCGCGTGGCGCAACTGGCGTACGCCGCCCTGCCGCCGTACGCCCACGAGTTGTACGGCAGACCGGCCCCGAAACCCGCCACAGTCAACCGTCAGTTGCGTGCCACGGGCACCCTGCTGCGCTGTATTCCCGCACGTCTGCGCTGGCAACTGCCGCCGAAACACATCCTGCGCGCCATGGCACGGCTCGGTCCCGGCTCGCGCCCGGCACCGTACAAACTCGGACGATAG
- a CDS encoding MFS transporter, translating to MTGTTEAFSGSAAVDDAARSVTRPFYVYAVLANSLFQRGVFVLFLYERGFSAGQVALLQTLIYLVSGLAELPTGVIADRIGRRASIVIGQVLTAGCLLGQVTFSNYWVFLTLFMVQGVGMACVSGSDTALLYDLLVRRGATAGYVKIKSRFTMLGTLTSGAAIVLGGQLQRISWGVVYVASAACLVLAVVVLMSRVPEIRGADAVDEQDGAEEEHRDATPWRAMLRVATPALVTLVVVSGLMHATLTPYIIFTQKTLSDQGAGTALVGVIISAGFFAGGLTPLLSDRADRRIGYRVIVPVSLLTLAVALGLSGLGLVWVTIAAFLVLVGIPEITAVIVDNVFNEAVPSRHRASLLSMIAFVESALIGIGYLVLGVLMDGLGSSVGMATYAAVPLLACLLWLPVLFRGARVTTGIEKPADQKAS from the coding sequence ATGACCGGCACCACGGAGGCCTTCAGCGGGTCGGCTGCAGTCGACGATGCGGCACGAAGCGTCACGCGCCCGTTCTACGTATACGCCGTGCTCGCCAACTCGCTGTTCCAGCGTGGCGTATTCGTCCTCTTCCTGTATGAGCGAGGCTTCTCCGCCGGTCAAGTGGCCCTGCTTCAGACACTGATCTACCTGGTCAGCGGACTTGCGGAGTTGCCGACGGGAGTCATCGCCGACCGAATCGGCAGGCGTGCCAGCATCGTGATCGGCCAGGTGCTGACAGCGGGATGTCTGCTCGGTCAGGTGACGTTCTCCAACTACTGGGTGTTCCTGACGCTGTTCATGGTGCAGGGCGTGGGCATGGCCTGTGTGTCCGGTTCGGACACCGCCCTGCTGTACGACCTGCTCGTGCGGCGTGGTGCTACGGCCGGCTACGTCAAGATCAAGTCCCGGTTCACCATGCTCGGGACACTCACCTCGGGAGCCGCCATCGTCCTCGGCGGCCAACTGCAGCGGATTTCCTGGGGAGTCGTCTACGTCGCTTCGGCGGCGTGCCTCGTCCTGGCCGTGGTGGTGCTGATGTCACGGGTGCCCGAGATCCGCGGTGCGGACGCGGTGGACGAGCAGGACGGAGCCGAGGAGGAGCACCGCGACGCCACACCATGGCGGGCGATGCTTCGGGTCGCCACGCCGGCGCTCGTGACGCTTGTCGTGGTGTCCGGATTGATGCATGCGACTTTGACGCCGTACATCATTTTTACGCAGAAGACCCTCTCCGATCAGGGAGCGGGCACCGCATTGGTCGGCGTGATCATATCGGCGGGATTCTTCGCCGGCGGGCTCACTCCGCTGCTGTCGGACCGCGCGGACCGGCGCATCGGGTATCGGGTCATCGTCCCGGTGTCTCTCCTGACGCTCGCCGTCGCGCTCGGTCTGAGCGGCCTCGGCCTTGTCTGGGTCACCATCGCCGCGTTCCTGGTCCTGGTCGGGATTCCCGAGATCACCGCCGTGATCGTGGACAACGTGTTCAACGAGGCCGTGCCGTCGCGCCATCGGGCGAGCCTGCTGTCGATGATCGCATTCGTGGAGTCGGCGCTCATCGGCATCGGCTATCTCGTTCTCGGCGTGCTCATGGACGGGCTGGGCTCCAGTGTGGGCATGGCCACCTATGCCGCGGTCCCGCTGCTGGCATGTCTCCTGTGGCTCCCGGTGCTCTTCCGAGGGGCACGGGTGACCACCGGGATCGAGAAGCCCGCCGACCAAAAGGCGTCCTGA